The following proteins come from a genomic window of Flavobacterium crocinum:
- a CDS encoding metallophosphoesterase: MKLFLDNHFIAKIKTGMVALLLLFLVYSCATHKPQYGKNVSSIENENATDTIKIAHTFFLVGDAGNADEEQAQQTLELLHQRLKKASKKSTLLFLGDNIYPKGFPSNKKSGDKALAETKLNNQLKLANGYRGKTIFIPGNHDWYSGIKGLELQADFVTKHLNDKKAFLPRKSCPIEDVKIDSITTLVTIDSEWFLEDWDDHPTINDNCEIKTREAFFEELEGILNKNQEKTVILAIHHPLLSNGTHGGQFSLEKQLFPLEQKIPLPVIGSFINLLRKTSGVSPQDIQNKQYTIYAKRIKTLLQKQKNVIVVSGHDHNLQYISNENIQQIISGAGSKSEAARAVNENDFSYGGNGYATLTLFKSGDAKVSFYGNENNKEKLLFEREIIKAKEINWASDIPNKFPSKITTSIYSPKMTDKSWLHSFLFGKHYRKYYSMPIEATVATVDTLKGGLKPIREGGGHQSVSLRMSDPKGREFVMRGMKKSATVFLQSVAFKDQYVVNDFEDTYAESFLFDFYTTSHPYAPYAIDGMSNKIGLLHTNPILYYIPKQNGLGEFNAGFGDQLYMIEERPADNHLDGKNFGNPSNIIGTDDVMLNLHKDEKYSVDEKEYIKARLFDILIGDWDRHSDQWRWAEFKKDGKVIYKPIPRDRDQAFVKYDGALLSILMNIPALRHMRTFKDKIGNVKWLSREPYPQDLAFLKTADQKDWIEQAKYIQENLSDADIEKSFKNMPKEVQDETVDEIIRKLKNRKRELDKYAAIYADVLSKTVMIAGTDKKDKFVLNHNAKKSIEIQVFRSKKEGDELQYTKTVTDAKTKNLWIYGLDDNDTFEIKGTHKSKIKIRLIGGQNNDTYNIENGRKVIVYDFKSKENTYNLDSKTQTQLTDDYDVNLYNYERPKYNVVSGLPNIGFNPDDGVKVGVNLNYTVNNFKQNPYTQRHVLNAFYYFATGGLEFNYAAHFPGLLGKWVIDVESLYTTPNFAMNYFGYGNESKYDDDLSMDYNRVRIRKFNASGAIRHVGRYGSEFSIQPIFQRMTVEETENRFIDLPNIINPDVFNHQNYGSLKVKYLFKNSDFAAKPTLGMYFMIAGTWTTNLDQTNKNFPTLESALGFTHKIDKTGKLVLASYLKGKAIFNNNYEFYQGAALGGDTDLRGFRNERFLGNSYFSQSSDLRLSIGRIRKTIAPFTYGILGGFDYGRVWLDGEDSKKWHHDYGGGLWLNAINVLTARISYFKSPDEIGRVIFGAAYSF; the protein is encoded by the coding sequence ATGAAATTGTTTTTGGATAATCATTTTATTGCAAAAATTAAAACCGGAATGGTTGCTTTACTTCTACTTTTCCTCGTTTATTCTTGTGCAACTCACAAGCCCCAATACGGAAAAAATGTAAGCTCGATCGAGAATGAAAACGCAACAGATACTATAAAAATTGCGCATACTTTCTTTCTTGTTGGCGATGCCGGAAATGCTGACGAAGAACAAGCACAGCAAACACTGGAACTTTTACATCAAAGGCTGAAAAAAGCCAGTAAAAAATCAACACTTCTGTTCTTAGGAGATAATATTTACCCTAAAGGTTTTCCGAGTAATAAGAAGTCCGGAGACAAAGCTTTAGCCGAAACAAAACTAAATAATCAATTAAAGCTTGCAAACGGTTACAGAGGAAAAACCATTTTTATTCCCGGTAATCACGATTGGTACAGCGGTATCAAAGGTTTGGAACTTCAAGCTGATTTTGTGACAAAACACTTAAATGACAAGAAAGCTTTTCTTCCCAGAAAGTCTTGTCCGATAGAAGATGTCAAAATTGATAGTATCACAACGTTAGTAACTATTGACAGCGAATGGTTTCTGGAAGACTGGGATGATCACCCAACTATCAACGATAATTGCGAAATTAAAACGAGAGAAGCTTTTTTTGAAGAACTGGAAGGTATTTTAAACAAAAACCAGGAGAAAACAGTGATTCTGGCTATTCATCACCCTTTACTGAGTAACGGAACTCACGGCGGACAATTTTCATTAGAAAAACAATTATTTCCACTTGAGCAAAAGATTCCGCTTCCTGTAATTGGTTCTTTTATTAATTTATTGAGAAAAACTTCCGGTGTTAGTCCGCAGGATATTCAGAACAAACAATATACGATTTATGCAAAGCGAATTAAAACACTTTTGCAAAAGCAGAAAAATGTAATTGTTGTTTCGGGACATGATCATAATTTACAATACATCAGCAACGAAAATATTCAACAAATTATTAGTGGTGCTGGTTCTAAATCTGAAGCGGCAAGAGCGGTAAACGAAAATGATTTTTCGTATGGAGGAAATGGTTACGCGACTTTAACTTTATTTAAAAGCGGTGATGCTAAAGTTTCATTCTATGGAAATGAAAACAATAAAGAAAAACTGCTTTTTGAACGTGAAATTATAAAGGCTAAAGAAATTAACTGGGCTTCGGATATTCCCAATAAATTTCCATCAAAAATTACCACTTCTATCTATTCACCAAAAATGACAGATAAAAGCTGGCTGCATAGTTTCTTATTCGGAAAACATTACAGAAAATATTACAGCATGCCAATTGAGGCTACTGTTGCAACCGTTGACACCTTAAAAGGCGGTCTGAAACCTATTCGCGAAGGCGGTGGACATCAATCTGTTTCTTTAAGAATGTCTGATCCAAAAGGTCGTGAATTTGTAATGCGTGGCATGAAAAAAAGTGCAACTGTATTTTTACAATCTGTTGCTTTTAAAGATCAATATGTTGTAAATGATTTTGAAGATACCTATGCAGAAAGTTTCTTATTTGACTTTTACACGACTTCTCATCCTTATGCTCCTTATGCAATTGATGGTATGTCGAACAAAATTGGACTTTTGCATACTAATCCGATTTTATATTATATTCCGAAACAAAATGGTTTAGGCGAATTTAATGCAGGTTTTGGAGATCAGTTGTATATGATTGAAGAAAGACCGGCTGACAATCATTTGGATGGCAAAAACTTTGGAAATCCAAGTAATATAATCGGCACTGATGATGTAATGCTGAATCTTCATAAAGATGAAAAATATTCGGTTGATGAAAAAGAATATATCAAGGCTCGATTATTTGATATTTTAATTGGCGACTGGGACAGACACAGTGATCAATGGCGTTGGGCGGAATTTAAAAAAGATGGAAAAGTAATTTACAAACCGATTCCGCGTGACCGAGATCAGGCTTTTGTAAAATATGATGGTGCTTTGCTTTCTATTTTAATGAATATTCCGGCATTGCGTCACATGCGAACTTTTAAAGATAAAATTGGCAACGTAAAATGGCTGAGCAGAGAACCTTATCCTCAAGATTTGGCTTTCTTAAAAACGGCAGACCAAAAAGACTGGATTGAACAGGCGAAATATATTCAGGAGAATTTATCGGATGCTGATATCGAAAAGTCTTTTAAAAATATGCCAAAAGAAGTTCAGGATGAAACCGTTGACGAAATCATTCGAAAATTAAAAAACAGAAAAAGGGAACTTGATAAATACGCTGCTATTTATGCTGATGTTTTAAGCAAAACGGTTATGATTGCCGGAACAGATAAAAAAGACAAATTTGTTTTGAATCATAATGCTAAAAAAAGTATCGAGATTCAGGTTTTCAGATCGAAAAAAGAAGGCGACGAATTACAATACACCAAAACGGTTACCGATGCTAAAACCAAAAATTTATGGATTTACGGTTTAGATGATAATGATACTTTTGAAATAAAAGGAACTCATAAATCAAAGATTAAAATCCGTTTAATTGGAGGTCAGAACAATGATACTTATAACATTGAAAACGGAAGAAAGGTTATTGTGTACGATTTCAAGTCAAAAGAAAACACCTATAATTTAGATTCTAAAACTCAAACACAGTTAACAGACGATTATGATGTTAATTTATACAATTATGAAAGACCTAAATACAATGTAGTTTCCGGTCTTCCAAATATTGGTTTCAATCCCGATGATGGTGTGAAAGTTGGAGTTAATTTGAATTATACAGTCAACAATTTCAAACAAAATCCATATACCCAAAGACATGTTTTAAATGCTTTTTATTATTTCGCGACTGGTGGTTTAGAATTCAATTATGCTGCACATTTTCCTGGATTACTAGGAAAATGGGTTATTGATGTGGAATCTCTTTACACTACTCCAAATTTTGCCATGAACTATTTTGGATACGGAAATGAATCGAAATATGATGACGACCTGAGTATGGATTACAACCGTGTCCGAATTAGAAAATTTAATGCTTCGGGAGCGATTAGACACGTTGGACGATATGGAAGTGAATTTAGCATTCAGCCAATTTTCCAGAGAATGACGGTTGAAGAAACTGAAAATCGTTTTATAGATCTTCCAAACATTATAAATCCGGATGTGTTTAACCACCAAAATTATGGAAGTTTGAAAGTAAAATATCTTTTCAAAAATTCTGATTTTGCTGCAAAACCAACTCTTGGAATGTATTTTATGATTGCCGGAACCTGGACAACAAATCTGGATCAAACCAATAAAAACTTCCCTACACTGGAAAGCGCTTTAGGATTTACACATAAAATTGACAAAACAGGTAAACTGGTTTTAGCAAGTTACCTTAAAGGAAAAGCAATTTTTAATAATAATTACGAATTCTATCAAGGAGCTGCTTTAGGAGGCGATACCGATTTAAGAGGTTTTAGAAACGAACGCTTTTTAGGAAACTCGTATTTCTCTCAAAGTTCTGATTTACGTTTAAGTATTGGTAGAATCAGAAAAACAATTGCTCCTTTTACATACGGAATTCTGGGAGGTTTTGACTACGGAAGGGTTTGGCTTGATGGCGAAGACTCTAAAAAATGGCACCACGATTACGGCGGCGGACTTTGGTTAAACGCAATCAATGTTCTAACTGCGAGAATCTCTTACTTTAAATCTCCTGACGAAATTGGAAGGGTGATTTTTGGAGCGGCATATAGCTTTTAA
- a CDS encoding ABC transporter permease, which yields MKRLLSIELQKIWMNKASKILTLTYFILLSFIALIASIKFDVGPFKFHLAEMGIFNFPFIWHFNTYIAAWLKFFLAIVIVSMMANEYSYGTLKQNLIDGLSKKEFILSKFLTVVLFAFCSTIFVFVMSLILGLVFSSYNELDVILMDLDYLLAFFVKLTGFFSFCLFLGILVKRSAFALGFLLVWSIAEGIIKGILKFKIFPESNTDEYIMQFLPLESMSNLIIEPFSRLSVVKNIGTQIGIETDINYSVNYSAVLIVLIWTFLFIYFSYKLLKNKDL from the coding sequence ATGAAAAGACTTCTCTCTATAGAATTACAAAAAATCTGGATGAACAAAGCCAGTAAAATATTGACTTTAACTTATTTTATTCTACTTTCTTTCATTGCTTTAATTGCCTCAATTAAATTTGATGTCGGACCTTTTAAATTTCATTTAGCAGAAATGGGAATTTTTAATTTTCCGTTTATATGGCATTTTAATACTTATATTGCCGCTTGGCTGAAATTTTTTCTGGCTATTGTAATAGTTTCTATGATGGCTAATGAATATAGCTATGGAACCCTAAAACAAAACCTAATTGATGGTTTGAGTAAAAAAGAATTCATTTTATCTAAGTTTTTAACAGTAGTCTTGTTTGCTTTTTGTTCGACTATTTTCGTTTTTGTAATGAGTTTAATTCTTGGATTAGTTTTTTCATCTTACAATGAATTAGACGTCATCTTAATGGATTTAGATTATCTTTTAGCCTTTTTTGTAAAACTGACAGGGTTCTTTTCGTTCTGTTTATTCTTAGGAATTTTGGTAAAAAGATCTGCTTTTGCACTTGGTTTTTTATTAGTATGGAGTATTGCTGAAGGTATAATAAAAGGAATTTTAAAATTCAAAATATTCCCTGAAAGCAATACTGATGAATATATAATGCAGTTTCTTCCATTAGAATCCATGTCAAATTTAATTATAGAACCTTTCTCTAGATTATCTGTAGTAAAAAATATTGGAACACAAATTGGAATCGAAACTGATATTAATTATAGCGTGAATTATTCTGCAGTTTTAATCGTTTTAATCTGGACTTTTTTATTCATTTACTTTTCTTACAAACTATTAAAAAATAAAGATTTATAG
- a CDS encoding SdiA-regulated domain-containing protein — MKKSFLIVVSIVLLACQQQSGNDLKVLYSLPKKLKEVSGITYFPETNLLYTLEDSGNKNAIYALDSKGKLVKTITVSNASNVDWEDITKDKAGNIYIGDFGNNDNERKDLCIYKLAKNQLNKDLASAEYKISFSYPEQKEFPPKKKELFYDVEGFFEFNGYFYLFTKNRSKGFDGTAFIYKIKNASGTQKAVKIGEFKTCSNYNHCVLTSATISPDGKKVALLSHDKVLLFKGFKGDLFHKGTHTQIELNHFSQKEAIVFKDNNTLLIADEKADKIGGNVYEFKL, encoded by the coding sequence ATGAAAAAATCTTTTTTAATAGTCGTTTCAATAGTTTTATTGGCTTGTCAGCAGCAATCGGGTAATGATTTGAAAGTACTTTATTCACTTCCCAAGAAATTAAAAGAAGTTTCGGGAATTACTTATTTTCCTGAAACTAATTTACTTTATACATTAGAAGACAGTGGCAATAAAAATGCTATTTATGCTTTGGATTCTAAAGGAAAATTAGTGAAAACTATAACTGTTTCTAATGCATCCAATGTAGATTGGGAAGACATTACAAAAGACAAAGCCGGAAATATTTATATTGGAGATTTCGGAAATAATGATAACGAAAGAAAAGATCTCTGCATTTATAAACTAGCCAAAAATCAATTGAATAAAGATTTGGCTTCCGCCGAATATAAAATCTCATTTTCGTATCCGGAACAAAAAGAATTTCCGCCAAAGAAAAAAGAACTGTTTTACGATGTAGAAGGTTTCTTTGAATTCAACGGTTATTTCTACCTTTTTACTAAAAACAGAAGTAAAGGTTTTGACGGAACGGCTTTTATCTATAAAATAAAAAATGCATCAGGAACTCAAAAAGCGGTAAAAATAGGGGAATTCAAAACCTGCAGTAATTACAATCATTGTGTGTTAACGAGTGCGACAATAAGTCCTGACGGAAAAAAAGTAGCTTTGTTAAGTCACGACAAAGTTCTTTTGTTTAAAGGTTTTAAAGGAGATTTATTCCACAAAGGAACTCACACTCAAATAGAACTAAATCATTTTTCTCAAAAAGAAGCAATCGTTTTCAAAGACAATAACACGCTCTTAATCGCCGATGAAAAAGCCGATAAAATAGGAGGGAATGTTTATGAGTTTAAGCTTTAA
- a CDS encoding ABC transporter ATP-binding protein: METILTIENLNKRYGRIQALKNVSFTIQKGRVYGILGPNGSGKSTTLGIVLNVVNKSSGNYRWFDGTVETHEALKKVGAIIERPNFYPYMTAEQNLKLVCKIKNINYSKVNEKLELVGLSERKDSKFSTFSLGMKQRLAIASALLNDPEILILDEPTNGLDPQGIHQIRDIIKKIASHGTTILLASHLLDEVEKVCSEVIVLRKGEVLYSGSVDGMAANEGFFEISSNNNEELKSVLRSHDAVGQIKDEDGKVLIYLKSDLSASELNQFLFSKNVVLNHLVKRKNSLEAQFLELTKNTNPKI; encoded by the coding sequence TTGGAAACCATCTTAACCATTGAGAATCTAAATAAAAGATATGGCCGAATTCAGGCTTTAAAAAATGTATCTTTTACAATACAAAAAGGTCGTGTTTATGGCATTCTTGGCCCAAACGGCAGTGGAAAATCGACTACACTGGGAATTGTTCTAAATGTAGTTAATAAATCTTCAGGTAATTATCGATGGTTTGATGGTACAGTAGAAACTCACGAAGCGTTAAAAAAAGTTGGTGCCATTATAGAAAGACCTAATTTCTATCCTTATATGACAGCCGAGCAAAACCTTAAACTGGTTTGCAAAATCAAAAATATCAATTATTCCAAAGTCAATGAAAAATTAGAACTGGTTGGTTTGAGCGAAAGAAAAGACAGCAAATTCAGTACTTTTTCTTTAGGAATGAAACAACGTCTGGCCATTGCATCGGCGCTTTTAAATGATCCTGAAATTCTGATTTTAGACGAACCAACAAATGGATTAGATCCACAGGGAATTCATCAGATTCGGGATATTATTAAAAAAATTGCATCTCACGGAACTACGATTTTGCTCGCTTCTCATTTATTGGATGAAGTTGAAAAAGTCTGCTCTGAAGTAATTGTCTTGAGAAAAGGAGAAGTTTTATATTCCGGTTCTGTAGACGGAATGGCTGCAAATGAAGGTTTCTTCGAAATTTCTTCAAATAATAATGAGGAATTAAAATCGGTTCTAAGAAGTCATGATGCTGTGGGACAAATAAAAGATGAAGATGGAAAGGTTTTGATTTACCTGAAATCAGATCTGTCTGCCTCAGAACTGAATCAATTTTTATTTTCTAAAAATGTTGTTTTAAATCATTTGGTAAAACGTAAAAACAGCCTTGAAGCTCAATTTTTAGAATTAACCAAAAACACCAATCCAAAAATCTAA
- a CDS encoding T9SS type B sorting domain-containing protein — MNYFKSLLVLLLINCALFSVNAQVITIDDEQTPKQLIEDVLVNSACASASNSTGKGDSFRTGRQSFAYFNSNGSNFPFAEGIVLATSTAQSAIGPFVSDLTSNDSPDWLGDSDLDQILGTHSVNATALEFDFVASANSLSFNYIFASNEYQYGYPCLYSDGFAFLIKEAGTSDPYTNLAVIPNTNTTVSSVNIHPKIEAGRVPGGLPYSACEASNPNYFNGYNANNSPINYAGQTILMTAQSNVIAGKTYHIKLVIADDTNRNLESAIFLEAGSFSSKITLGEDRTIATNNPACFGEEIDLDSKLDPSGYTFRWFKKDNPLVTLGTNSTYKVTEAGNYVIEATVIATTCVLSGEIKIDYTPEILSKNTILLQCDDNNDGISIFNLTKADNIVKNNVSTIINEGYYLTLANAQTKSNKITTPASYINTANNQIVYARLENQFGCFTTAEVTLQIAATTIADPNPINTCDGDEIQDGLYQFDLQNEVTPQITSGLPSGLTANYFLTANDALTEVNQLPNIFKNTIAYNQTIYARVINGPDCYDIVPVPLVVNTFDPPNFEDESKYLCANSTITLDVASGFSSYIWSNGETSNTTTITTPGDYSVTVQDSNGCEKTKNFKVILSEPAIITDAVIKDFSGIDNSVLLEYMGTGNYEFSLDGLTFQDSPMFNGVNTGTYNAVARDKNGCGLSNVFLVYVLDYPRFFTPNGDGYNDLWVIKDSNLLPDYTINIFDRYGKLLQQMNQNSLGWTGIFNGQQLPSDDYWFTLTFTDGRKVKGHFSLKR, encoded by the coding sequence ATGAATTATTTTAAAAGCCTTTTAGTCTTATTACTTATAAACTGTGCCCTTTTCAGCGTTAATGCACAAGTTATTACTATTGATGATGAACAAACACCAAAACAGCTTATTGAAGATGTTTTAGTTAATAGTGCCTGTGCTTCAGCATCTAATTCAACCGGAAAAGGAGACAGTTTTAGGACTGGAAGGCAGAGTTTTGCTTATTTTAACAGCAACGGAAGTAACTTTCCTTTTGCAGAAGGGATTGTTCTCGCAACATCCACAGCTCAAAGTGCAATTGGACCATTTGTGAGCGACTTAACAAGCAATGACAGTCCCGACTGGCTTGGTGATAGTGATCTTGACCAAATTTTAGGAACACATTCAGTAAATGCCACTGCACTGGAATTTGATTTTGTTGCTTCTGCAAATTCGTTGAGCTTCAATTATATTTTTGCTTCAAATGAATATCAATATGGATATCCTTGTCTATACTCTGACGGATTTGCCTTTTTAATTAAAGAAGCCGGAACTTCAGATCCTTACACCAATTTAGCTGTCATACCTAATACTAATACAACTGTTTCCTCCGTAAATATTCATCCTAAAATTGAAGCCGGACGAGTACCGGGAGGGCTTCCTTATTCAGCATGTGAAGCTTCAAATCCTAATTATTTTAACGGTTACAATGCTAATAACAGTCCGATAAATTATGCTGGTCAGACTATTCTGATGACGGCTCAATCAAATGTAATCGCAGGAAAAACATACCACATAAAATTAGTAATCGCAGACGATACCAATCGAAATCTTGAATCGGCAATATTTCTGGAAGCCGGAAGTTTTTCTTCTAAAATTACTCTGGGAGAAGATCGAACAATCGCTACAAATAATCCTGCCTGTTTTGGAGAAGAAATTGATCTGGATAGCAAACTAGATCCTTCTGGCTATACTTTCAGATGGTTTAAAAAAGATAATCCTCTTGTAACTTTGGGTACAAACTCAACTTATAAAGTTACCGAAGCTGGAAATTATGTTATTGAAGCTACCGTAATAGCCACAACATGTGTATTGTCCGGGGAAATAAAAATTGATTATACTCCTGAAATTCTTTCTAAAAATACTATTCTTTTACAATGTGATGATAACAACGATGGAATTTCGATTTTCAATTTAACTAAAGCGGACAATATTGTAAAAAATAATGTTTCCACTATTATAAATGAAGGTTATTACCTAACATTAGCCAATGCTCAGACAAAAAGTAATAAAATTACGACTCCAGCCAGTTATATAAATACAGCCAATAATCAAATTGTGTATGCTCGTCTGGAAAATCAATTTGGTTGCTTTACAACCGCTGAAGTAACATTACAAATTGCTGCCACAACTATAGCAGATCCAAATCCTATAAATACTTGTGATGGAGACGAGATCCAGGACGGTTTATACCAATTTGATCTGCAAAATGAGGTTACACCACAAATCACATCTGGTCTTCCCAGCGGATTAACAGCCAATTATTTTTTGACTGCTAATGATGCATTGACAGAAGTAAATCAACTGCCTAATATCTTTAAAAACACAATTGCGTACAATCAAACGATTTACGCCAGAGTGATAAACGGCCCTGATTGTTATGATATTGTTCCTGTCCCGCTTGTCGTAAATACTTTTGATCCGCCAAACTTTGAAGATGAATCAAAATATTTGTGTGCAAACAGTACCATAACATTAGACGTAGCTTCAGGTTTCAGCAGTTATATTTGGAGTAACGGAGAAACTTCAAACACTACAACAATTACTACTCCCGGGGATTATTCAGTAACCGTACAAGATTCTAACGGTTGTGAAAAAACGAAAAATTTTAAAGTCATTTTATCTGAACCGGCTATAATTACTGATGCTGTGATCAAAGATTTTTCCGGAATTGACAACTCCGTTTTACTTGAATATATGGGAACAGGTAATTACGAATTTTCATTAGACGGATTAACTTTTCAGGATAGTCCTATGTTTAACGGAGTTAATACAGGAACTTACAATGCTGTTGCCAGAGATAAAAATGGTTGTGGATTATCCAACGTGTTTTTAGTTTACGTTCTGGATTACCCAAGATTCTTTACACCAAATGGAGACGGTTACAATGATTTATGGGTTATAAAAGATTCAAATTTGCTACCGGACTATACTATAAATATTTTTGACCGTTATGGAAAATTATTACAACAAATGAATCAAAACAGTTTAGGCTGGACGGGAATTTTTAATGGTCAGCAATTACCATCAGACGATTATTGGTTTACTTTAACTTTTACTGATGGCAGAAAGGTAAAGGGACATTTTAGTTTAAAAAGATAA